Proteins encoded by one window of Govania unica:
- a CDS encoding acyl-CoA dehydrogenase C-terminal domain-containing protein, translated as MPSYKAPVRDLQFVIHELLSLTGQTELTGFDEVTPDLVDAILAEGAKLTEEVLHPLNLPGDEEGCHWDNGNVITPKGFKDAYKLYKDGGWQGMTSNPDHGGQGMPQTLGLAISEMMIAANWGFAMYPGLTKGATEALEVHASDDIKNKYLPNMVSGEWSGTMNLTEPQCGTDLGLIRTKAVPQSDGSYKLTGTKIFISAGEHDLTDNIIHLVLARLPDAPEGIKGISLFVVPKMLVNDDGSLGGRNGVQCARIEEKMGIHSNATCVLNYDDAQGWLIGEANKGMRAMFTMMNEARLGVALQGLAIAEVAYQNAAAYAKDRIQGRALTGPQDTAKPADPIIVHPDVRRMLMTIRAFNEGTRALALWTGLQADITRRHPDAAARQTALDMLSLMTPVAKSYLTDKGFEATNLALQCLGGHGYIREWGMEQFVRDARIAMIYEGTNGVQAMDLIGRKLPADGGRSVRAYFALVQDFITAEKDTAEMTEFTAPLGKSLQQLQQATMWLMQHGMKNPDNAGAGAHDYLNLMALVTLGWLWARMAKTAQAQLAAGTSETEFYTNKLQTARFYFARVLPETATHLARVESGADPVMALAADAF; from the coding sequence ATGCCGTCCTACAAAGCCCCCGTTCGTGACCTGCAATTCGTCATCCACGAGCTGTTGTCTCTCACCGGCCAGACCGAGCTCACTGGCTTTGACGAAGTCACCCCGGATCTTGTGGACGCCATCCTGGCCGAAGGCGCCAAACTGACCGAAGAAGTCCTCCATCCGCTCAATCTCCCGGGCGATGAGGAGGGCTGTCATTGGGACAACGGCAATGTGATCACGCCGAAGGGCTTCAAGGACGCCTATAAGCTTTACAAAGACGGCGGCTGGCAGGGCATGACCTCGAACCCCGACCATGGCGGTCAGGGCATGCCGCAGACCCTGGGGCTCGCCATCAGCGAAATGATGATCGCCGCCAACTGGGGCTTCGCTATGTATCCGGGCCTCACCAAAGGCGCGACCGAAGCGCTTGAGGTCCATGCGAGCGACGACATTAAAAACAAATATCTCCCCAACATGGTATCCGGCGAATGGTCCGGCACCATGAACCTGACCGAGCCGCAATGCGGCACCGATCTTGGCCTCATCCGCACCAAGGCCGTGCCGCAAAGCGACGGCAGCTATAAACTCACCGGCACCAAGATTTTCATCTCGGCGGGCGAGCATGACCTGACCGACAATATCATTCATCTGGTGCTGGCCCGCCTGCCCGACGCCCCCGAAGGCATCAAGGGCATCAGCCTGTTCGTGGTGCCGAAGATGCTGGTCAATGACGACGGCAGTCTTGGCGGTCGGAACGGCGTGCAATGCGCCCGCATCGAAGAAAAAATGGGCATCCATTCGAACGCCACCTGCGTGCTGAATTACGATGACGCCCAGGGCTGGCTCATTGGCGAAGCCAACAAGGGCATGCGCGCCATGTTCACCATGATGAACGAAGCCCGGCTTGGGGTGGCGCTCCAGGGCCTCGCCATTGCCGAGGTCGCCTATCAGAACGCCGCCGCCTATGCCAAAGACCGCATTCAGGGCCGCGCGCTGACCGGGCCCCAGGATACGGCCAAGCCCGCCGATCCGATCATCGTCCATCCCGACGTGCGCCGCATGCTGATGACCATCCGCGCTTTCAACGAAGGCACGCGGGCGCTTGCGCTCTGGACCGGTCTTCAGGCCGACATCACCCGCCGCCACCCCGATGCGGCGGCCCGCCAGACCGCGCTTGATATGCTGAGCCTGATGACGCCGGTGGCCAAAAGCTATCTCACCGACAAGGGCTTTGAGGCCACCAATCTGGCGCTGCAATGTCTCGGCGGGCACGGCTATATCCGCGAATGGGGCATGGAGCAATTCGTCCGCGATGCCCGCATCGCCATGATCTATGAAGGCACCAACGGCGTGCAGGCCATGGATCTTATCGGCCGCAAACTGCCTGCGGATGGTGGTCGCTCCGTACGCGCCTATTTCGCCCTGGTGCAGGACTTCATCACCGCCGAAAAAGATACGGCGGAGATGACCGAATTCACCGCCCCGCTCGGCAAGTCCTTGCAGCAATTGCAGCAGGCCACCATGTGGCTCATGCAGCATGGCATGAAAAACCCCGACAATGCCGGAGCCGGAGCCCATGATTATCTCAATCTGATGGCGCTCGTAACCCTTGGCTGGTTGTGGGCGCGCATGGCCAAGACAGCGCAAGCGCAACTGGCCGCCGGCACCAGCGAGACCGAGTTCTATACCAACAAGCTACAGACCGCGCGCTTCTATTTTGCCCGCGTGCTTCCTGAAACCGCGACCCACCTCGCCCGCGTCGAATCCGGCGCGGACCCGGTGATGGCGCTTGCCGCCGACGCCTTTTGA
- the bioB gene encoding biotin synthase BioB, with product MTPSSSVSCCGPEAPADNFRHDWTREEVEALFARPFADLMFDAQTLHRQNFDANKVQLSQLLSIKTGGCPEDCKYCPQSALYDTQVKAEKLMDVQAVLKVAESAKAAGATRFCMGAAWRSPKDRDLEKVCEMIEGVKAMGLESCVTLGMLGETQAQRLKVAGLDYYNHNIDTSPEYYKEIITTRTYDDRLETLQNVRDAGINVCCGGIVGMGEDRSDRAGMLITLANMPKHPESVPINMLVQVEGTPLDHENQMDALEFVRTIAVARILMPASFVRLSAGREDMSDETQALCFLAGANSIFYGETLLTTPNPAQNNDTALFARLGITAA from the coding sequence ATGACCCCGTCCTCGTCCGTTTCCTGCTGCGGTCCAGAAGCTCCGGCGGACAATTTCCGTCATGACTGGACCCGCGAAGAGGTTGAGGCGCTGTTCGCGCGTCCCTTCGCCGATCTTATGTTTGATGCGCAGACCCTGCATCGTCAGAATTTTGACGCGAACAAGGTGCAACTGAGCCAGCTGCTCAGCATCAAGACCGGCGGTTGCCCGGAAGATTGCAAATATTGCCCGCAGTCGGCGCTTTATGACACCCAGGTCAAAGCCGAAAAACTGATGGATGTGCAGGCTGTGCTCAAGGTCGCGGAAAGCGCCAAGGCGGCCGGAGCCACCCGCTTCTGCATGGGTGCCGCCTGGCGCAGCCCCAAGGATCGCGACCTTGAAAAGGTGTGCGAGATGATCGAGGGCGTCAAGGCCATGGGTCTTGAAAGCTGTGTCACTCTCGGCATGCTCGGGGAGACGCAGGCCCAGCGCCTGAAGGTCGCCGGTCTCGATTATTACAACCATAATATCGATACCTCGCCCGAGTATTATAAAGAGATCATCACCACCCGGACCTATGACGATCGTCTGGAAACCTTGCAGAACGTGCGCGACGCCGGGATCAATGTCTGCTGCGGCGGGATTGTCGGCATGGGCGAGGATCGCTCCGACCGCGCCGGGATGCTGATCACGCTTGCCAATATGCCGAAACATCCGGAAAGCGTGCCGATCAACATGCTGGTGCAGGTGGAAGGCACGCCGCTTGATCATGAAAATCAGATGGACGCGCTTGAATTCGTGCGCACCATCGCCGTCGCCCGCATCCTGATGCCGGCGTCCTTCGTGCGGCTGTCGGCCGGGCGTGAGGATATGAGTGACGAGACCCAGGCGCTTTGCTTCCTCGCCGGGGCCAATTCGATCTTTTACGGTGAAACGCTTCTGACCACGCCGAACCCGGCTCAGAACAATGACACGGCCCTCTTTGCACGGCTGGGCATCACGGCGGCCTGA
- a CDS encoding acetyl-CoA C-acetyltransferase — translation MTDAYILDHVRTPRGRGKATGSLHEITPITLASQVLLGLRDRHEVDMSLVDDVILGVVSPVGEQGSDIARAAVLNAGLPLEIPGLQVDRFCASGLVACNMAAAKVMAGQADLIIGGGVESMSRVAMGSDGGAWFSDPTVAHRMGFVPQGIGADLIATQSGFSRTDVDSFAVESQKRAAQAWAEGRFAKSILPVKDMLGLTVLDYDEFIRPDTTLQTLGALKPSFADQGEMFGFDAVALLRYPDVERIDHVHHAGNSSGIVDGAAGVLIGTKEMGNRLGLRPRARIRAFADVGSEPTIMLTGPSYAAEKALKRAGMTKSDIDLWELNEAFAAVVLRFMEVLDIDHKDINVCGGAIAMGHPLGATGAMILGTVVDELERSGKSTALVTLCIGGGMGTATIIERV, via the coding sequence ATGACCGATGCCTATATTCTCGACCATGTCCGCACCCCGCGCGGGCGCGGCAAAGCCACCGGCAGCCTGCATGAAATCACCCCCATCACGCTCGCAAGCCAGGTTCTGCTCGGCCTCCGCGATCGCCATGAGGTGGATATGTCGCTGGTGGATGATGTCATTCTCGGCGTCGTCTCCCCGGTTGGCGAACAAGGCAGCGACATCGCCCGCGCCGCCGTGCTGAATGCCGGTTTGCCGCTGGAAATCCCCGGCCTGCAGGTCGACCGCTTCTGCGCCTCGGGCCTTGTGGCCTGCAATATGGCGGCGGCCAAGGTGATGGCGGGGCAAGCCGATCTGATCATTGGCGGCGGTGTCGAATCCATGTCGCGCGTCGCCATGGGCAGCGACGGCGGAGCCTGGTTTTCGGACCCGACGGTCGCCCATCGCATGGGTTTTGTGCCGCAAGGCATCGGCGCCGATCTCATCGCTACCCAAAGCGGGTTCAGCCGCACCGATGTGGATTCCTTCGCGGTCGAAAGCCAGAAGCGCGCGGCGCAGGCCTGGGCCGAGGGGCGGTTCGCCAAATCAATCCTGCCGGTGAAGGACATGCTGGGCCTGACCGTGCTCGACTATGATGAATTCATCCGTCCGGACACCACGCTCCAGACTCTCGGCGCGCTCAAACCGTCCTTCGCCGATCAGGGCGAAATGTTCGGCTTCGACGCCGTCGCCCTGCTGCGGTATCCCGATGTGGAGCGCATCGATCATGTGCATCACGCCGGCAATTCAAGCGGCATCGTCGATGGCGCAGCCGGCGTGCTGATCGGCACCAAGGAGATGGGCAATCGTCTCGGCCTCCGTCCGCGCGCCCGTATCCGGGCCTTCGCTGATGTGGGGTCCGAACCCACCATCATGCTCACCGGCCCGTCCTACGCCGCAGAGAAAGCCCTCAAACGCGCAGGCATGACCAAATCCGACATCGATCTTTGGGAACTGAACGAAGCCTTCGCCGCCGTGGTGCTGCGCTTCATGGAAGTGCTCGATATTGATCACAAGGATATCAATGTCTGCGGCGGCGCCATCGCCATGGGCCATCCCTTGGGCGCGACCGGCGCCATGATCCTCGGCACCGTGGTCGATGAACTGGAGCGCAGCGGCAAAAGCACGGCGCTTGTGACGCTCTGCATCGGCGGCGGCATGGGCACCGCCACCATCATCGAACGCGTCTAA
- a CDS encoding MerR family transcriptional regulator — protein sequence MSDKTYSISDLAQEFSVTPRAIRFYEDRDLINPERVGQNRIYSTRDHTRLAWILRGKRVGLSLAEIGELLDMYDLGDNRLTQRRATLVKLRERIGILERQREDIEATLREVQDFCATIEDLLTREDPAPAEAKGQR from the coding sequence ATGTCTGACAAGACCTACAGCATCTCCGATCTCGCGCAGGAGTTCAGCGTCACCCCGCGTGCCATCCGCTTTTATGAAGACCGCGATCTCATCAATCCTGAGCGCGTCGGTCAGAACCGCATCTATTCGACTCGCGATCACACACGGCTCGCCTGGATTTTGCGTGGCAAGCGGGTTGGCCTGTCGCTGGCTGAAATCGGCGAACTGCTTGATATGTATGACCTCGGTGACAACCGTCTGACCCAGCGCCGGGCCACGCTCGTCAAGCTCAGGGAACGCATCGGCATCCTCGAACGTCAGCGTGAGGATATCGAAGCCACCCTCCGCGAGGTCCAGGATTTCTGCGCCACCATCGAAGATCTGCTGACCCGGGAAGATCCCGCGCCAGCAGAGGCCAAAGGCCAGCGCTGA
- a CDS encoding cytochrome c biogenesis CcdA family protein, producing MMTGDVSFLMAFLGGVLSFVSPCVLPLVPAYFCFLTGASLEELTEGGSARVNPLPRAFAFVLGFSTVFVALGAGASALSQLLRSNLDIFSLIAGAVVILLGLHFMGLFRIAFLDREARLHPDSKPMGLLGAYGIGLAFAFGWTPCIGPILGAILAVAATQQGIGSGVGLLAVYSLGLGIPFLLAAFGVKAFTRFLIRFRPHVRKVELVAGVLLVATGIAIMTGSLQTLGTTLFEWFPWLQNIG from the coding sequence ATGATGACCGGAGACGTTAGTTTTTTAATGGCCTTTCTCGGCGGGGTGTTGAGTTTTGTCTCGCCCTGCGTGTTGCCGCTTGTGCCGGCCTACTTCTGTTTTCTCACCGGCGCGAGCCTTGAGGAACTGACCGAAGGCGGCTCCGCGCGGGTCAATCCGCTGCCACGGGCCTTCGCCTTCGTGCTTGGGTTTTCGACGGTGTTCGTGGCTCTTGGCGCGGGGGCTTCGGCGCTCAGCCAGCTGCTGCGCAGCAATCTCGATATTTTCTCCCTGATCGCCGGGGCGGTGGTGATCCTGCTTGGGCTTCATTTCATGGGGCTGTTCCGCATCGCTTTCCTCGATCGTGAGGCGCGGCTGCATCCCGACAGCAAGCCCATGGGGTTGCTTGGCGCTTATGGCATCGGGCTTGCCTTTGCCTTTGGCTGGACGCCCTGCATCGGTCCGATCCTCGGGGCCATTCTCGCGGTGGCGGCGACCCAGCAGGGGATCGGCAGCGGGGTCGGTTTGCTCGCGGTTTATTCGCTCGGGCTCGGCATTCCGTTTTTGCTGGCGGCGTTTGGCGTGAAGGCCTTTACCCGGTTCCTGATCCGCTTCCGGCCTCATGTGCGGAAGGTGGAGCTTGTGGCGGGCGTGCTGCTGGTGGCGACGGGCATCGCCATTATGACCGGATCGCTGCAAACGCTTGGCACTACGTTGTTCGAGTGGTTCCCCTGGCTGCAGAATATCGGCTGA
- a CDS encoding TIGR02186 family protein, whose product MVLALAQGQAAAEDKLETSTGRADPRGLIADISSNQIAITSSFRGTSLLLFGAIDWRRVQHDKWTRAPRPGETLNDETNRRPFDVIMVVEGPKQSYVVRRKEKIGGIWVNRHAATVRDLPSFYALTATRAPVEILMPAELKRYPVGFAELPFKWSAAPPAAQTTSYRNAVLRDLVSARVYSERPGSLVVMDHTLFRAEVEFPANVPVGPYRVNIYLVWDGKVIAHQTAPLSIDKIGFERAVYTFAKSEPALYGLIAVIIAVVAGMFAGALTRRFTG is encoded by the coding sequence ATGGTGCTGGCCCTCGCGCAGGGGCAGGCGGCAGCGGAAGATAAGCTTGAAACCTCAACCGGCCGGGCCGATCCGCGCGGCTTGATTGCTGATATTTCCTCGAACCAGATCGCCATCACCTCAAGTTTCCGCGGCACCAGTCTGTTGCTGTTCGGGGCCATCGACTGGCGTCGCGTGCAGCATGACAAATGGACCCGCGCGCCGCGGCCGGGCGAGACGCTGAACGATGAAACCAATCGCCGCCCGTTCGATGTCATCATGGTGGTCGAAGGTCCGAAACAGTCCTATGTGGTGCGGCGCAAGGAAAAGATCGGCGGGATCTGGGTCAATCGGCACGCGGCCACGGTGCGCGATCTGCCAAGTTTTTATGCCCTGACCGCGACCCGCGCGCCGGTGGAAATCCTGATGCCGGCGGAACTCAAACGCTATCCGGTGGGCTTTGCCGAGCTGCCGTTCAAATGGAGCGCCGCGCCGCCTGCGGCACAGACCACCAGTTACCGCAATGCGGTGTTGCGTGATCTGGTGTCGGCGCGGGTCTATTCCGAACGGCCGGGCAGTCTTGTGGTGATGGATCACACGCTGTTTCGGGCCGAGGTGGAATTCCCTGCCAACGTGCCGGTCGGGCCTTACCGGGTCAATATCTATCTTGTCTGGGACGGCAAGGTCATCGCCCATCAGACAGCGCCGCTTTCCATTGATAAAATCGGCTTCGAGCGGGCGGTTTATACCTTTGCGAAAAGTGAACCGGCGCTTTATGGGCTGATTGCGGTGATCATCGCGGTCGTCGCCGGGATGTTTGCCGGGGCGCTGACCCGACGCTTCACGGGCTGA
- the bioF gene encoding 8-amino-7-oxononanoate synthase → MTSLDDFARAKLDRIRAAALDRRTVPTVRDARAGVTREGRRLISFSCNDYLNLAHHPEVKARAREAIELYGTGAAASRMVTGDHPLMGELETRLARLKGTEAALVFGSGFLANIGIIPCFTGPDDVIFMDELCHACLFAGAKLSAATVHVFRHNDMAHLAELLATHRGQHPHALILTDGVFSMDGDLAPLDQLGPLAEAHDAWLLTDDAHGVGVLGAGRGSSFIGSEKARVPLQMGTLSKAIGSYGGYLCASTPVIDFVRNRARSIVFTTGLPPASAAAAIAALDIIECDAALRAEPVRKARLFAARLGLPTPETCIVPVIIGAADQALAASKALEAQGFLVVAIRPPTVAEGTARLRITFTAAHDDADVIRLTEAITALAILPARPETV, encoded by the coding sequence ATGACCTCACTCGATGATTTTGCCAGGGCCAAACTCGACCGTATCCGGGCTGCGGCGCTTGACCGCCGCACCGTGCCGACGGTACGCGACGCCCGGGCCGGGGTCACGCGCGAGGGGCGGCGGCTGATCTCCTTTTCCTGCAATGACTATCTCAATCTGGCCCATCACCCCGAGGTCAAGGCTCGCGCCCGCGAGGCCATCGAGCTTTATGGCACCGGAGCCGCGGCGTCGCGCATGGTGACCGGCGATCATCCGCTCATGGGCGAACTTGAAACCCGGCTCGCCCGGCTCAAGGGGACTGAGGCGGCTCTGGTGTTCGGCAGCGGCTTTCTGGCCAATATCGGCATCATCCCCTGCTTCACCGGCCCGGATGACGTGATTTTCATGGACGAACTTTGCCATGCCTGCCTGTTCGCCGGCGCCAAGCTGAGCGCGGCCACGGTTCATGTGTTCCGCCACAATGATATGGCGCATCTCGCGGAGCTGCTCGCCACCCATCGCGGCCAGCATCCCCATGCCCTGATCCTGACCGATGGCGTGTTCAGCATGGACGGCGACCTTGCCCCGCTTGATCAGCTTGGGCCGCTGGCCGAGGCCCATGACGCCTGGCTTCTGACCGATGACGCCCACGGTGTCGGCGTGCTCGGCGCAGGCCGGGGATCGAGCTTCATCGGCAGTGAAAAAGCCCGGGTTCCCCTGCAAATGGGCACTTTGTCCAAAGCCATCGGCTCCTATGGCGGCTATCTTTGCGCCTCGACGCCGGTCATTGATTTCGTCCGCAACCGGGCCCGCAGCATCGTCTTCACCACCGGCCTGCCGCCTGCGAGCGCCGCCGCCGCCATCGCCGCGCTCGATATCATCGAATGCGACGCGGCACTTCGGGCCGAGCCGGTGCGCAAAGCCCGATTGTTCGCGGCCAGGCTCGGCCTGCCCACACCGGAGACCTGCATCGTGCCGGTCATCATCGGTGCGGCGGATCAGGCCCTTGCCGCCTCGAAAGCCCTTGAAGCCCAGGGGTTTCTGGTGGTCGCCATCCGGCCGCCCACGGTGGCCGAGGGCACGGCGCGGCTCCGCATCACTTTCACCGCCGCCCATGACGACGCCGACGTGATCCGTCTGACCGAGGCCATCACGGCGCTTGCCATCCTCCCCGCACGGCCGGAAACGGTGTGA
- a CDS encoding sulfite exporter TauE/SafE family protein, whose product MQIYLPIAELSLNVFLLLGMGGLVGFLSGMFGVGGGFLMTPLLLFAGVPSAVAVASGANEITAASISGAQAHWRRGGVDVKMGLVLSAGGLVGSYAGAIAFKILRATGQLELMISVAFVIFLTSMGLLMLVESGRTIWRQHKGLPVAPRRRHRTWVDSWPHKMRFRKSLQYVSVYLPLMIGAVVGIMVSLMGVGGGFIMIPAMIYILNMPTNVVIGTSLFQITVVTGAVTFFHSINTQSVDVVLALILLVGAVIGAQLGVRVGYKLRGEQLRGLLGLMVFCVGLRMGFDLFVTPQDFFSVTPVLG is encoded by the coding sequence ATGCAGATTTATCTGCCCATCGCCGAACTTTCTCTCAACGTGTTCCTGCTGCTTGGCATGGGCGGGCTCGTCGGGTTTTTGTCGGGCATGTTCGGGGTTGGCGGCGGCTTTCTGATGACGCCTTTGCTGCTGTTCGCCGGTGTGCCGTCGGCGGTGGCGGTGGCGTCGGGTGCGAACGAGATTACGGCGGCCTCTATTTCTGGCGCGCAGGCCCATTGGCGGCGTGGCGGGGTTGATGTCAAAATGGGGCTGGTGCTGTCGGCGGGCGGGCTTGTGGGCTCCTATGCCGGGGCGATCGCCTTCAAGATCTTGCGTGCCACCGGCCAGCTTGAGCTGATGATTTCCGTAGCCTTCGTGATTTTTCTCACCAGCATGGGATTGCTTATGCTGGTGGAAAGCGGCCGCACCATCTGGCGTCAGCACAAGGGCTTGCCGGTGGCGCCGCGCCGCCGCCATCGCACCTGGGTTGACAGCTGGCCGCATAAGATGCGGTTTCGCAAATCGCTGCAATACGTGAGCGTCTATCTGCCGCTGATGATCGGCGCGGTGGTTGGCATCATGGTGTCGCTGATGGGGGTCGGCGGCGGCTTTATCATGATTCCAGCGATGATTTATATCCTCAACATGCCGACCAATGTGGTGATCGGGACCTCGCTGTTTCAGATCACAGTGGTGACCGGGGCCGTGACTTTTTTCCATTCGATCAACACCCAGTCGGTCGATGTGGTGCTGGCGCTGATTCTTTTGGTCGGGGCGGTGATCGGAGCCCAGCTTGGGGTGCGTGTCGGCTATAAGCTTCGCGGGGAACAGTTGCGCGGGTTGCTTGGGCTCATGGTGTTCTGTGTCGGATTGCGCATGGGGTTTGACCTTTTTGTCACCCCGCAGGATTTCTTCTCCGTCACGCCGGTGCTGGGGTAG
- the bioD gene encoding dethiobiotin synthase, whose amino-acid sequence MRRYFITATGTEIGKTFVTALLTRQARARGLSVRALKPVLSGYEDGMTESDSHQLLAAQGLDATADNIHAITPWRFRAPLSPDMAAAREGKVIDVAALGAFSKAALVGPENLVLIEGVGGAFVPLDDRHTVADWMMDTGAPALVIAGSYLGTISHSIATVTALQTRGIPVAAIILSASPISPVPLEETAATIRRHLDIPVLILPRLGDDLTGAPDLLTALL is encoded by the coding sequence ATGCGGCGTTATTTCATCACCGCCACCGGCACCGAGATCGGCAAGACCTTTGTTACCGCCCTCCTAACCCGGCAGGCCCGGGCCCGGGGCCTCAGCGTGCGCGCCCTGAAACCAGTCCTGAGCGGATATGAAGATGGCATGACCGAGAGCGACAGCCATCAGTTGCTGGCCGCCCAAGGCCTAGACGCCACGGCGGACAATATCCACGCCATCACCCCCTGGCGGTTTCGCGCACCCCTGTCCCCCGACATGGCCGCCGCGCGGGAGGGCAAAGTGATCGACGTCGCCGCCCTTGGTGCCTTCTCAAAAGCCGCCCTCGTCGGACCCGAGAATCTCGTGCTCATCGAAGGCGTCGGCGGGGCCTTTGTGCCGCTGGATGATCGCCATACGGTGGCCGACTGGATGATGGATACGGGTGCTCCGGCGCTCGTTATCGCGGGCAGTTATCTCGGCACCATCAGCCACAGCATCGCCACCGTCACCGCCCTTCAGACACGCGGCATCCCGGTTGCCGCCATCATCCTGAGCGCCTCCCCGATATCGCCGGTGCCGCTTGAAGAGACCGCCGCCACCATCCGCCGCCATCTCGATATTCCGGTGCTGATCCTGCCGCGCCTTGGCGACGATCTTACCGGGGCCCCGGATCTTTTGACCGCCCTCCTCTGA